In a single window of the Leisingera daeponensis DSM 23529 genome:
- a CDS encoding Hint domain-containing protein — protein sequence MTVIDEQPNPARDGIVEGTTGDDLIDAAYTGDPDGDRVDNADAIGPAAGPEDDVILGGAGNDSIYAGAGDDTAEGGSGDDLILGDGVSGAATAVTITIGGTTAGITNQLFAYTIDPHTGEISNVVVLSENANGSVGSSFTYDAPEGAIVGVGISNDKGTYYSSGYGSNTDLNSDGLIHTQGFGQNPDGSVQIGFEDLPGLGDQDFTDITLTVDLGTSGTAFDNAHYDYASAPQDPVVPGDDSLSGGEGDDTILGGGGDDTIEGGHGADILSGGDGRDTFLGGTAGDVVDGGSGGDDFDTLDLRGSGRFELTGVTQDADGNSVSGTVNFLDGDGAVTGSMTFGEIEQIIPCFTPGTLIATPLGERRVEDLQAGDRVITRDNGIQAIRWIGARTLEGCDLARASHLQPVRICQGAMGKGLPERDMMVSPNHRVLVANDKTALYFEDREVLVAAKHLTGLAGVDRMEVSRVTYIHFMFDQHEVVLSNGAWTESFQPGDQSLRGLDNAQRNELFELFPELKSEQGRTAYTSARRSLRKHEAHLLVH from the coding sequence ATGACAGTGATCGACGAGCAGCCGAACCCGGCCCGGGACGGGATCGTAGAGGGCACCACGGGCGATGACCTGATCGACGCGGCCTACACCGGCGATCCGGACGGCGACAGGGTCGACAACGCCGACGCCATCGGCCCGGCAGCCGGGCCGGAGGATGACGTTATCCTTGGCGGCGCCGGGAACGACAGTATCTATGCCGGTGCAGGCGATGACACCGCCGAAGGCGGCAGCGGGGACGACCTGATCCTCGGCGATGGCGTGTCGGGCGCGGCCACAGCGGTCACTATCACGATCGGCGGCACCACTGCGGGCATCACAAACCAGCTGTTCGCCTACACCATCGACCCGCATACAGGTGAGATCAGCAACGTGGTGGTGCTGAGCGAAAACGCCAACGGCAGCGTTGGCAGCAGCTTCACCTATGATGCGCCCGAAGGCGCCATTGTCGGGGTCGGCATCTCCAACGACAAGGGAACGTATTACTCCTCCGGTTACGGCAGCAACACGGACCTGAATTCCGACGGGCTGATCCACACCCAGGGCTTCGGGCAGAACCCCGATGGCTCCGTGCAGATCGGTTTCGAGGATCTGCCCGGCCTCGGCGATCAGGATTTCACGGACATCACGCTGACTGTCGATCTGGGCACCTCGGGCACCGCCTTCGACAACGCGCATTATGACTACGCTTCCGCCCCGCAGGACCCGGTTGTGCCGGGCGACGACAGCCTGAGCGGCGGCGAGGGCGACGACACCATCCTGGGCGGCGGCGGCGATGACACGATCGAGGGCGGCCACGGGGCGGACATTCTGTCCGGCGGGGACGGCCGCGACACCTTCCTCGGCGGCACAGCCGGCGACGTGGTGGACGGCGGTTCGGGCGGCGACGATTTCGATACCCTGGACCTGAGGGGCTCTGGCCGGTTTGAGCTGACCGGGGTGACCCAGGATGCGGATGGCAACAGCGTCTCGGGCACCGTGAACTTCCTCGATGGCGACGGCGCGGTGACCGGCTCCATGACCTTTGGCGAGATCGAGCAGATCATTCCCTGCTTCACGCCGGGCACTCTGATTGCCACTCCGCTGGGCGAACGCCGGGTCGAGGACCTGCAAGCGGGCGACCGGGTGATCACCCGCGACAACGGCATTCAGGCGATCCGCTGGATTGGCGCACGCACGCTGGAAGGCTGCGATCTGGCCCGTGCCTCGCATCTGCAGCCGGTGCGGATCTGCCAGGGCGCCATGGGTAAAGGCCTGCCGGAACGCGACATGATGGTCAGCCCCAACCACCGGGTGCTGGTCGCCAATGACAAGACGGCGCTGTATTTCGAGGACCGCGAAGTTCTGGTGGCGGCCAAGCATCTGACCGGCCTGGCGGGTGTCGACCGGATGGAGGTGTCCAGGGTCACCTATATCCACTTCATGTTCGATCAGCATGAAGTGGTGCTGTCCAATGGGGCCTGGACCGAAAGCTTCCAGCCTGGCGACCAGTCCCTGCGCGGTCTGGACAATGCCCAGCGCAACGAGTTGTTTGAGCTGTTTCCGGAGCTGAAATCGGAACAGGGCCGCACCGCCTATACATCGGCGCGCCGGTCCTTGCGCAAACACGAGGCGCATCTGCTTGTGCACTGA
- a CDS encoding nucleotidyltransferase family protein, producing the protein MTAIAILLLAAGASARMQGRDKLMETVDGQPLLSLMCRRAALTGLPVYVTLPGLTHPRAAAIGTSAPVAVADAAEGMADSIRRGVAALPEGCAGVMILPADMPEVETQDMLHLAALFGGGSGPILRATAEDGTPGHPVLFPRRCFDALQALSGDQGARSILKSEKVQTVPLPGRHALTDLDTPEDWAAWRRRHR; encoded by the coding sequence ATGACCGCCATCGCCATCCTCCTGCTTGCTGCAGGCGCCTCCGCCCGGATGCAGGGCCGCGACAAGCTGATGGAGACGGTGGACGGCCAGCCCCTCCTGTCGCTGATGTGCCGCCGCGCCGCGCTGACCGGACTGCCGGTCTATGTGACCCTGCCCGGCCTCACCCATCCCCGCGCCGCCGCCATCGGCACGTCGGCGCCCGTTGCGGTCGCGGACGCGGCCGAAGGCATGGCCGACTCGATCCGCCGCGGCGTGGCCGCACTGCCCGAAGGCTGCGCAGGCGTGATGATCCTGCCTGCCGACATGCCGGAGGTTGAAACCCAAGACATGCTGCATCTGGCGGCACTGTTCGGCGGCGGCAGCGGCCCCATCCTGCGCGCCACCGCCGAGGACGGAACCCCGGGCCATCCGGTGCTGTTCCCGCGCCGCTGTTTTGATGCCTTGCAGGCCCTCAGCGGCGATCAGGGCGCGCGCAGCATCCTGAAGTCTGAAAAAGTCCAGACTGTGCCCCTGCCCGGCCGCCACGCGCTGACCGATCTGGACACGCCCGAAGACTGGGCCGCCTGGCGCCGCCGCCACCGCTGA